A segment of the Pristiophorus japonicus isolate sPriJap1 unplaced genomic scaffold, sPriJap1.hap1 HAP1_SCAFFOLD_3686, whole genome shotgun sequence genome:
TTAGCCTAAGCCTGAACATtgttccaggtcttgctgcatgcgggcatggactgctctgtTATCTgagggagttgcgaatggaactgaacaccaggAGGTTCATGTggggaggcagggggagagggaggcagagTGGGAAACGATCCATACCCTCAAAGCAGCTTCTGCAGCTTGGCAGTTCTCCAAACGCCCCACCAGAATAATGGTGTCCCTTCTCCGATCGGCTCCCTCAACATCCGCTCCAGACTCACTCCCGCCTGGAGCCAACAGCTCTGTGGCACCTGCATCAGACCAGATACAACATAAGAAccacgagtaggccatacggcccccttgagcctgctccgctatttaatacgatcatggctgatccgatcatggactcagctccacttccccgcccgctccccatagccctttacagggctgtagtgatacccgccctcctgtatggctcagagacatggaccatgtacagtaggtatctcacccccagctcatggtctacagggctgtagtgatacccaccctcctatatggcccagagacacggaccatgtacagtaggtatctcacccccagctcatggtctacagggctgttgtgatacccaccctcctgtatggctcagagacatggaccatgtacagtaggtatctcacccccaactcatggtctacagggctgaagtgatacccgccctcctgtatggcccagagacacggaccatgtacagtaggtacctcacccccagctcatggtctacagggctgtagtgatacctgccctcctgtatggctcagagacatggaccatgtacagtaggtatctcacccccagctcatggtctacagggctgtagtgatacccgccctcctgtatggcccagagacacggaccatgtacagtaggtatctcacccccagctcatggtctacagggctgtagtgatacccgccctcctgtatggcccagagacacggaccatgtacagtaggtatctcacccccagctcatggtctacagggctgtagtgatacccgccctcctgtatggcccagagacatggaccatgtgcagtaggtatctcacccccagctcatggtctacagggctgtagtgatacccaccctcctgtatggctcagagacacggaccatgtacagtaggtatctcacccccagctcatggtctacagggctgtagtgatacccgccctcctgtatggctcagagacatggaccatgtacagtaggtatctcacccccagctcatggtctacagggctgtagtgatacccgccctcctgtatggctcagagacatggaccatgtacagtagacatctcaagtcgctggagaaataccatcaacaatatctccgcaagatcctacaaatcccccgggaggacagacgcaccaacgttagcgtcctcgaccaggccaacatccccagcatcgaagcactgaccacactcgaccagctccgctgggcagggccacattgtccgcacgccccagacacgagactcccaaagcaagcgctctactcggaactccttcacggcaagcgagccaaaggtgggcagaggaaacgttacaagcgacaccctccctgataaagtgcaacatccccacccacacctgggagtccctggcccaaagaccagtccgccctaagtggaggaagtgcatccgggagggcgctgagcacctcgagtctcgtcgccgagagcgtgcagataccaagcgcaggcagcggaaggagcgtgcggcaaaccagtcccaccctccccttccctcaaccactgtctgtcccacctgtgacagggactgtggttcccgtattgggctgttcagtcacctgagaactcactgttggaatcgaggaagacttgcctccactctgagGGACTGCTGCTGATGACGACTCCctgattgctcaaaaatctgtctccgccttaaatatattcaatgtcccggctcccacagctctctgaggcagtgaattccacagatttacaaccctcagagaagaaattcctcctcatctcagttttaaatgggcggccccttattctaagaccatgccccctagttctagtctcccccatcagtggaaacatcctccctgctgaatgggcctcctgttcctatggtaacagactcgaggggctgaatgggcctcctcctgttcctgtgtaacaggctcgaggggctgaatgggcctcctcctgtgatcCTAGAAGGTCAAGTTGAATTGTACCCAATTTGGAACAAACGGGGAAGTGGGATTGGCTCGTGATAGAGTTTTCCCTGCTCTCCCAAGAAGTTCATTTCCCATCCCGAAGATGGGGATGGTGTTAGCGTGacctcgcaccccagcccgacctctGACCCCAGGCCTACCCGAGCCGCTCTCCCCTCGATCGGGGAACTTGATTTGGACGCTGTGGTCTCGGGCCAGCTGCTGGACACGGACGCCTTTGGGCCCCATCAGATTCCGGTGGAACTTCTGGGAGATGACACACTCCATCGTCACCTGGGCTTCCTGCCAAcaagagggaaggaaagaaagtctggcctttatatagcgcctttcacgaccaccggacgtcccaaagcgctttacaacccgagagcagacgggggcctcggtttaatgtctcatcagcaagacagcacctccgacagtgcggcgctccctcagtactgcccctccgacagtgcggcactccctcagtactgcccctccgacagtgcggcactccctcagtactgtccctccgacagtgcggcgctccctcagtactgcccctccgacagtgcggcactccctcagtactgtccctccgacagtgcggcgctccctcagtactgcccctccgacagtgcggcactccctcagtcctacccctccgacagtgcggcactccctcagtactgcccctccgacagtgcggcactccctcagtactgcccctccgacagtgcggcactccctcagtactgcccctccgacagtgcagcactccctcagtactgcccctccgacagtgcggcgctccctcagtactgcccctccgacagtgcggcactccctcagtactgcccctccgacagtgcggcgctccctcagtactgcccctccgatagcacggtgcggcgctccctcagtactgcccctccgacagtgcggtgctccctcagtactgcccctccgacagtgcggtgctcccttggtactgcccctccgacagtccgacgctccctcagtactgtccctccgacagtgcagcactccctcagtactgcccctccgacagtgcggcgctccctcagtactgtccctccgacagtgcagcactccctcagtactgcccctccgacagtgcgacgctccctcagtactgtccctccgacagtgcagcactccctcagtactccccctccgacagtgcagcactccctcagtactgcccctccgacagtgcggcactccctcagtactgcccctccgacagtgcagcactccctcagtactgcccctccgacagtgcggcactccctcagtactgcccctcctacagtgcggcgctccctcagtactgcactggagtgtcagcctagatttgtgtgctcaagtccctggggtgggactcgaacccacaacctcgtgactcagaggtgagggagctgcccactgagccacggtgagagagggggaaaggaacaGTGAGACAGACCGCAGGGGCGGGAGTGCAGTGGGACCTACCAGCTCCTGGACGATGTCCTGAATGCGTTTCTTGGCTGCCTCCACGCACTCCTTGGCGCCCTTGAGCGTGACGACGTCGCTCTTGACCCCGGTGCGCGGGAAGCTGACGGCCACTCCCCCGTACTCCTCCGCCAGTTCCCGCAGGACCTGTCCACGGCGCGACACAAAGTGCCTGTGGTATCGAGGGTCAATGTTCATGTGGTCCTCCACCACCAACTCCTGTGGGCAGGCCGGGAGGGTACACGGGTCAGTGTCTGCCCCTCGCTCCCGCCCGCTGTCCGTCCGATCGTTCATCCATCCCCTCGCTCCCGCCCGCTGTCCGTCCGATCGTCCGTCCATCCATCCCCTCGCTCCTGCCCTCCGTCCATCCAATCGTCCCCTCCACTGCCCCTCGCTCCCGCCCGccctccatccgtccatccatccatcccctCGCTCCTGCCCTCCGTCCATCCAATCGTCCCCTCCACTGCCCCTCGCTCCCGCCCGCcctctgtccgtccatccatcccctCGCTCCTGCCCTCCGTCCATCCAATCGTCCCCTCCACTGCCCCTCGCTCCCGCCcgccctccatccatccatccatcccctCGCTCCTGCCCTCCGTCCATCCAATCGTCCCCTCCACTGCCCCTCGCTCCCGCCcgccctccatccatccatccatcccctCGCTCCTGCCCTCCGTCCATCCAATCGTCCCCTCCACTGCCCCTCGCTCCCGCCCGCcctctgt
Coding sequences within it:
- the LOC139250303 gene encoding vigilin-like, with product QVNSFTAEIRAKPEYHRFLIGRGGANIRKVRERTGARIVFPTAEDQEQELITIVGKEEGVRQAREQLAALIRDLELVVEDHMNIDPRYHRHFVSRRGQVLRELAEEYGGVAVSFPRTGVKSDVVTLKGAKECVEAAKKRIQDIVQELEAQVTMECVISQKFHRNLMGPKGVRVQQLARDHSVQIKFPDRGESGSGATELLAPGGSESGADVEGADRRRDTIILVGRLENCQAAEAALRTLIPVTAEVEIPYHLHRFIIGQRGSGIRKMMENYE